In Aegilops tauschii subsp. strangulata cultivar AL8/78 chromosome 3, Aet v6.0, whole genome shotgun sequence, one genomic interval encodes:
- the LOC141042657 gene encoding uncharacterized protein → MADNQWMYSGFFRRNQVTTEWVEKTDVFLKEIFRSPMRMVPECPCAKCKRRIRRDKSEMTKHLRTHGFMPNFNMPINFAQRDRGREEVIRQRIAGYEDDGVRDMLDDVFAAQPTPPSNSANEPEEPEETAKAFLDILASSKKPLYEGAKLSVLDAISQLMAVKAEYDCSRGCFEAFLGVWANSLPEGHELPKTMYATKKIMKALSLDYEKIHVCPKNCLLFRHEYADDNYCRKCGSSRYIEVVDEHGQKRQLKIPVKVLRYLDFIKILQRLFITEDSSKMMKWHKEGKRYNPKKIVHPSEGEAWKSFDIEYPEEAVEAGNVRITITGDGFNPYGMSSNPYSCWPVFVIPLNHPPRAIMQRKTMFLSLIILGPEYPGKNLSVFMQPLVDDLHHSWYFPKLTYDRHLQKNFLMKVWLQYCMHDFLDYALFCGWCTSGKMPCPVCMQALIFIWLKKGGKYVAFDLHRQFLPPNHPDREDKKNFTKGKVVHEVNEIPTFSGADVLAQLKALNPAGEGKGKGKGKGEDEGEGEGKGKGKGKKCFERYGETHNWTHITPFTQLPYFKDLKLPYNIDVMHTEKNAAESLFRTILNILDKTKDNVNARVDQHNICDRPRLHMQPPTGSRKSWFKPDVDFVLKKDHKMEAFKWLKHVVKFTDGYASNISKGVNLSTSRVTGLKSHDYHVWIERIMPVMVRGYLPERV, encoded by the coding sequence ATGGCAGATAATCAGTGGATGTATAGTGGGTTTTTCCGTCGGAATCAAGTAACAACAGAGTGGGTCGAGAAAACTGATGTGTTTTTGAAAGAGATATTCCGTAGTCCAATGAGGATGGTGCCAGAATGCCCGTGTGCCAAATGTAAGAGACGTATCCGCAGAGATAAGAGTGAGATGACTAAGCACCTTCGCACGCATGGATTTATGCCCAACTTTAATATGCCAATAAACTTTGCCCAGCGGGACCGTGGTAGAGAGGAGGTGATACGACAACGCATCGCTGGTTATGAGGACGATGGGGTTAGAGACATGCTAGATGATGTCTTTGCTGCACAGCCGACACCTCCGTCAAATTCAGCGAATGAACCGGAGGAGCCAGAGGAAACCGCAAAGGCCTTCCTGGATATCTTGGCCTCATCAAAGAAACCTCTCTATGAGGGTGCCAAGCTGTCTGTgctggatgccatctcgcaaCTAATGGCAGTCAAGGCTGAGTACGACTGTAGCCGAGGTTGCTTCGAAGCATTTCTGGGAGTATGGGCTAACAGCCTGCCTGAGGGCCATGAACTGCCGAAAACCATGTATGCTACGAAGAAAATCATGAAGGCGCTCTCCCTGGACTATGAGAAAATACATGTTTGTCCAAAGAATTGCCTTTTGTTTAGGCATGAGTATGCGGATGACAACTACTGTAGGAAGTGCGGTTCCTCTCGGTATATTGAGGTGGTCGATGAGCATGGTCAGAAGCGGCAGCTAAAAATCCCTGTGAAGGTTCTTCGGTATCTTGATTTTATAAAAATACTGCAGCGCCTTTTCATCACCGAGGATTCTTccaaaatgatgaagtggcacAAGGAAGGGAAAAGGTACAATCCAAAAAAAATTGTACATCCATCAGAAGGTGAAGCATGGAAGTCATTCGATATAGAGTACCCAGAGGAAGCAGTCGAGGCTGGGAATGTCAGAATTACTATAACAGGTGATGGGTTCAATCCATATGGTATGTCGTCTAATCCATACAGCTGCTGGCCCGTATTTGTTATTCCGCTCAATCATCCTCCCCGCGCCATAATGCAACGCAAGACCATGTTCCTGTCGCTTATAATTCTGGGGCCTGAATATCCGGGGAAGAATTTGAGTGTGTTTATGCAGCCGTTGGTGGATGATTTGCACCATTCTTGGTACTTCCCGAAGTTGACATACGACCGACATCTGCAGAAaaatttcttgatgaaagtttggctacagtattgcatgcatgactttcTCGACTATGCCCTGTTCTGCGGATGGTGTACAAGTGGAAAGATGCCTTGCCCAGTGTGCATGCAGGCCttgattttcatttggctgaAGAAGGGTGGCAAGTATGTTGCCTTTGATCTGCATCGACAGTTCCTCCCTCCAAACCATCCTGATagggaagacaagaagaacttcacaaAAGGCAAAGTTGTCCATGAAGTAAACGAGATTCCAACGTTTTCTGGTGCGGATGTGCTTGCTCAGCTGAAAGCTCTTAATCCTGCCGGTGAAGGGAAAGGCAAAGGCAAAGGCAAAGGCGAAGatgagggcgagggcgagggcaaaGGAAAAGGTAAAGGGAAAAAATGTTTTGAAAGATATGGTGAGACGCACAATTGGACTCACATTACCCCCTTCACGCAGCTTCCCTATTTTAAGGACCTCAAACTTCCatacaacatcgacgtgatgcacaccgAAAAGAATGCTGCAGAGTCCCTTTTTCGCACGATCCTCAACATTCTTGATAAGACAAAGGATAATGTTAATGCTAGAGTCGATCAACATAATATTTGTGATAGACCACGTCTACACATGCAGCCTCCCACAGGCAGTCGAAAATCTTGGTTCAAGCCAGATGTTGACTTCGTACTTAAAAAGGATCATAAAATGGAGGCATTCAAGTGGCTCAAACACGTCGTGAAGTTCACTGATGGTTATGCGTCGAATATAAGTAAGGGGGTCAATCTTTCAACGAGCAGAGTGACCGGGCTCAAGAGTCATGACTATCatgtatggattgagcggatTATGCCGGTGATGGTTCGGGGCTATCTTCCCGAGCGTGTCTAG
- the LOC109786844 gene encoding uncharacterized protein — MTKTQAQKQRLTLYREQFMMVVPRWCYGRHDGWASLVDTWHGDDAEFAAKSIKARANHGKDGTHGQGNRNHLGFKAMKEEKLKRPLSDIESWKLARERSDPKDGESQYYGKTEEHLESYTQNYQKLHPDVPVPEVAQSQIDDTAVVAIQGKSHGRYPCFDGLITPSISYTWLRATNPSQLESTGRSQTPLARQHVAYKAFAEHRNLEVREYLQ; from the exons ATGACCAAAACTCAAGCGCAGAAGCAACGACTTACCTTGTACAGGGAGCAGTTCATGATG GTTGTTCCTCGTTGGTGCTATGGAAGGCACGACGGATGGGCGAGTTTGGTGGATACGTGGCATGGCGACGATGCAGAGTTTGCTGCCAAGAGCATCAAGGCTCGGGCTAACCATGGAAAAGACGGGACACACGGCCAAGGAAACAGGAACCACTTGGGCTTCAAGGCCATGAAG GAGGAAAAGTTGAAGAGGCCGCTCTCAGACATTGAGTCGTGGAAGCTGGCCCGCGAGCGGAGTGATCCCAAGGACGGCGAGAGCCAGTACTACGGCAAGACCGAGGAGCACCTGGAGTCTTACACTCAGAACTATCAGAAGTTGCATCCGGATGTTCCTGTTCCTGAGGTCGCCCAGTCTCAGATCGACGACACGGCGGTGGTGGCCATCCAGGGGAAGTCACATGGCCGGTATCCGTGTTTCGATGGCTTGATCACTCCTTCGATCTCGTACACATGGCTTCGGGCTACCAACCCGAGCCAGTTAGAGAGTACGGGGCGTTCACAGACTCCCTTAGCTCGCCAGCATGTT GCATATAAGGCCTTTGCCGAGCATAGGAATCTCGAGGTGCGAGAGTACTTGCAATGA